The genomic interval CTTGCTTGCATGAATCAACCCCCACTCTGCCTGAACCTTAGTCCCACTTTGTCCCGCTCTTTCTTCCAACCCTACCCCCCATTTTGAGTGATTGAGAAGGCGACTCAGAGGACAGAATTCATATCCCTGCTCTGCCCCTCTCCCTGAAACATGCATTGTCCCAGTGGCTCAGTTACCTTGACAACCCAGAGAGAGCAGTCAGCATGTGGAAAAAATGAGTCTAGTGAATGCTTTGTAGGAGAGATGACCGTTTAACACCACCATCCATCAATTCAGAACCAACTGTTTAGATGAGAATTTCTGGAGAGTCTGGAAGCAGTGAGTGGATGACTTGATAAGATGCTTCCTCATGCATAATGCACATCATAGAGATTCTTAACCCACCATCTCTTTCTGCCCCTCCtactctctccctttcacatccCAGATGACAGCATTGGAGAGGCAGGCTTTTGACTTCCTTGGGTACCAGTGGGCTCCCATCATGGTCAACTTCCTGCAAATAATCATGGTTATCCTCGGCCTCTTTGGAACCATCCAGTACAGGCCACGCTATGTTGTTCTAGTAAGTCACATCTAGGCCACACTACTTTTGTGTTAATCTGCCCCAGGCTGTCCTACAATGGATAATGTTGTGTTTTTGTCTACGATAAAGAAAATAAATCTTCAGTCCCCATTGAAATATTATTGTTGATCCATAATCCAATCTACAATAGCTGTAAGGGATCACCTGTGATGTAAGAATGTTTATGTGCTGCACATATAAATACTGATCCCATGTTATATTAAGCATAGAGAAAGTTGTGTAATTAAATGGTTATTACATAGGCAAGTTTAAATGCAGTGTACTGTATTTACTTACAAATTACACCTTGTAATCAACATGGataattgcatgaaatgtgcCTATAGAAGAATGGAACTGTACATGCTGAAGGCAAAGTCATTTGTATAACTACTGTGGAAAAGCATTGGCCATTGTTACAATTCTGTCATGTATAGAGGTTTGCCTCCATACAAATAGATAGACATTATGTGTCTAAAATGGTCATCAAATATTTTGTTTCATGCCTCAGTACCTGCTGTGGACATTACTGTGGGTGGCCTGGAATGTCTTTGTGTGCTGTTTCTACTTGGACCTGGGAGGCCTTTCCAAGGTATTGGTCACTAATATTCAGACCTGCTGTCAACTAATATATTTGCTTCGTCTTCAATTGTGTATTATTTTGGCACTGGATCAAACAGTCTTTCTATTCCCAAACAATAACATTCCATAAATACATAACCATGCAAGTATGAACATGAACAACCCATATGCTGTGTCACTGCAGGAGAGCGACCTGCTATCCCTGGGTGTATCCTCACACCTTTCATGGTGGAAAGACAACGGGCCATGCTGTGACGACAGGGACCTTCCTGCCACTAGGTGGCAGAGGATGGAGAGCCCAGAACTCATCTACACTCTGGGATGCTGGCTGGAATACCAATACATAGAGGTCCTACATTGTATCATACAACTCCTAATCTCTGtgagtactctctctctctctctctctctctctctctctctctctctctctctctctctctctctctctctctctctctctctctctctctctctctctctctttctctctcacacacacaaacacactattaAAGAAATTCAGAATGTACCCATGTGGTGGTACTCATTGGAATGTAATGTTACatgtttacacacacactcacacatacttacactgacactccaatacacacacacacacacacacacacacacacacacacacacacacacacacacacacacacacacacacacacacacacacacacacacacacacacacacacacacacacacacacacacacacacacacacacacacacaaacactaaatatgctcacacacacaaaatagggctcgtaagtaagcatttcacagtaaagtctacacctgttgtatttggcgtgacaaatacaatgtgatttgatttgaatgttgaACTGGTGGTCTCTGTGTTTGTGCCTACAGCTCTTGGGATTCGTCTATGCCTGCTATATGGTCAGCACCTTCACTGAGGAGGAGGACAGCTGTATGTGAATTTAAAGTGCATTTTATACATGGTCACAACACACTTtacaaagaaaacacaaacacAATTTAACACGTACTAGAACAGATAGAAAGGCATAAGGTCACAGCCACATGTAATACTGTCAAGTAGGGCCGGGACAATACTAGTATCGCGATACGGAAACAAAACACGGATCAGATTTAACTTCTTTATAAAAAAACACcataatgttggaaacaaacataattatgttgtcatccagagtcacattaaTTTATTTCCCAAGCTATAGCACAcactattttacatacagcaggtttttaaaggactaAAGAGTTAGGTCTGCTtcatgttttcatttttgccacaATTTTCTTTTGCGATACTGATATCATCAATGCCCTACTGTCAAGGCCTCTTttttccatttttatttttatgtctcACTTGTTTTAATCATTTAGACCCTTTTATTTAAGAGCATGAAATTAGTATTGAATTGTTTGATATTTATTAATATAATTGTGTTTTCTTTTTCAGTTAATTTCATTGGTGGTGTCCATTACCCATCTAAGACATCGCCACTGTATTTATAGTGTACAATTGGGCTGTAAGTACCATTACTTTCTCAGGGGGAACAAAATCTTACATATTcggcccatgtgtgtgtgtgtgtgttcgcgtacgtgtgtgtgtgtgtgtgcgcacttaTTTTATATTGCAACATGTATTCAGTATGTTTCTGTCTGAGACTGTGCAGTTACTTTACCATCATGTCTTGATTTACAGACTATAAGTAAAGGCTTGCAAGTGGGTTGAAAATGACTGACAAGCAAGGAGGGCAGAAGAGGAACGAGTGAGTGAAATACCTACTTTGGAAGAGTGAAATCACATCTCCAGTCACTGAAACAGAAGACATTCCTACACTGCACAAAAACATAATTCCTCAGCCTCCCGGGCACTCTTAATGCATACTAGCCTACACCAACAGTTCAGTGCAGTTATGGTCaatactagcctggtcccaggtcagtTTGTACTTTTGCCTACTCCATTTTCATCTTCAAGctgtttggcatgacaattccATAAGTAGTTGGCAAGAGAGGAGAAACAACAGAGTGGCACCCTGCGGGCTATACagtaggtcagtacaggtacaatCATAAAACTGCTGATACTTCTGACATAACATGTATCAGTGTAAAGGGAATGGTATGTGTTGTATTTTTGGTATTTggaattttattaggatccccatgagctgttgcaaaagcagcagctactcttcctggggtccacacaaaacatgaaacataatgcagaatgacataatacagaacatcaatagacaagaagaGCTCAAAGACAGAACTACATTAAAAAAATTACAAATGCACACGtaacctacatatcaatgcatacacaccaACTATctaggtgttgctttatctgttttttgaaaccaggtttgctgtttaatTTAGCAATATGAGTGGTAGCCTGATGCTTTGTAATCACCAGGGATGGGTCATCATTTGGTTTATCAGGCTGTTACCACATCACTGGATGAAAACAAATAACTATTATATGATGGATTTTACTGTGTCACAGTCATAGAACTGCCGTTTGACAAAAGTGCTGACAAATCATCACCACGATTCCAACCTGGCCTATTGACTTGCGCTGTCTTTCAGCTCCACCCAAACACGTGCACAATGGTGTGCGCTGGGTTTTCTGTGCCCGTGTTTTCCTGTTTGGTTATAGACTTCAAGTTTTTGGACTTGTCTTTTTAGTACTTCCATGGTCCACAATATAGGAACCAGTTATTTTAGGTCCTGTGGGCCTATGCAATGTTTGTGTATGACTCCAGGTGAGGGTTGCTTGAAAGTGAACAATTTGGGTGGATAGAATGAACAAATATTTGTTTTTGAGAAAATATCAATGAGCCCAAAAATGTTCTTTGTCCTgtgcacatcaaatcaaatcaaatgtatttatatagccacATATAGGCTACTAAACATTTATGCATTGTCCCTTCCACCAGCACCAAAAACTACTGGCGTGTTACACTAGTGCAGTGTCGAGCGTCCTTAGCGCCACACCTAGCAGAGCATCAGAGTAGGGGAATTACTATGCCCTAATCAGGCAATGGAGTAGGCAAAAGCACGGctgaaggaagttccatgcaattaggagtctgtataatactgtacactttcttgaatttgttctggatttggggactgtgaaaagacccctggtggcatgtctggtgggataagtgtgtgtgtcagagctatgtgtaacaatttgggattttcaacacattgtttcttataaaaagaagaagttatgcagtcagtctctcctcaactcgtagccaagagagactggcatacATAGTAAACTCGGctaaaaaagaaacgtcctctcactgtcaactgcgtttatttactgcaaacttaacatgtgtaaatatttgcatgaacataacaagattcaacaactgagacataaactgaaaaagttccacagacatgtgactaacataaatggaataatgtgtccctgaacaaatgaggggtcaaaatcaaaagtaacagactgtatctggtgtggccaccaactGCACTAAGTaccgcagtgcatctcctcctcgtggactgcacccaatttgccagttctttctgtgagatattaccccactcttccaccaaggcacctgcaagttcctggacatttctggggggaatggtcctagccctcaccctccgatccaacaggtcccagacttgCTCACTGGGATTGCGATCagagctcttcgctggccatggcagaacactgacatttaacgaccgttccacaggtgcatgttcattaattgtttattgttcattgaacaagcatgtgaaacagtgtttaaaccctttacaatgaagatctgtgaagttatttggatttatttggaattatctttgaaagacagggtcctgaaaaagggatgtttctttttttgctgagtttagttatattagccctctgattacaattaagagcaaaacgtgctgctctgttttgaGCCAGCTGCAGGTTAACTatgtctttccttgcagcactggaccacacgactgaacaataatcaagattagacaaaactagagcctgcagaacttgctttttggagtctGGTGTCAGAAAatcagagcatctctttattatggccagaactctccccatctttacaaccattgaatctatatgtttgaTGACATACAGTAAGTAGTGTCACTCTGTAAAAATATGCATTTACACATACTATTGAAAATGGACCAAACCCTATAATTGTGTGTCCTACATTAATGTTAATGGAAAATTTGCATGAAAATTTGAGTCATGTGCAAATTATCAAAGTTATGTATACAGATTTATAGTTAGGATTTGGACCTAT from Oncorhynchus keta strain PuntledgeMale-10-30-2019 chromosome 27, Oket_V2, whole genome shotgun sequence carries:
- the LOC118359906 gene encoding sodium/potassium-transporting ATPase subunit beta-1-interacting protein 3-like, whose product is MGCCSGRCMLIFLCTLQVMTALERQAFDFLGYQWAPIMVNFLQIIMVILGLFGTIQYRPRYVVLYLLWTLLWVAWNVFVCCFYLDLGGLSKESDLLSLGVSSHLSWWKDNGPCCDDRDLPATRWQRMESPELIYTLGCWLEYQYIEVLHCIIQLLISLLGFVYACYMVSTFTEEEDSFNFIGGVHYPSKTSPLYL